A genome region from Haliotis asinina isolate JCU_RB_2024 chromosome 11, JCU_Hal_asi_v2, whole genome shotgun sequence includes the following:
- the LOC137256539 gene encoding uncharacterized protein: MTVPGLTLLLMLLAIPSTLGDGRVCMKTGACTCETLDGKIDLSALDSQTDKPRFFNMSASDDPFYYSWNPCSDFSLPNTSFVCSSVAICQGYFTSATGPVYFNLGSQTEVQFEYDVTDTLSMQYVHQYLNVTRLAVIRLVCEETMEGELIIQGQPKSTLPLYNFELRSKYACVVPFPTTSPPVTVSKETRGPPTTTPSPQIRDLNAIVVLLTGLFVGVCVVAFLQLSLIAVLLCKLPNTASFQQNAPASTNYKTKY; the protein is encoded by the exons ATGACGGTACCTGGACTGACGCTCCTGTTGATGTTGCTGGCCATCCCAAGTACTCTAGGTGACGGCAGAGTGTGCATGAAAACAGGCGCTTGCACGTGCGAGACGTTAGATGGGAAAATAGACCTCAGTGCACTTGACAGTCAAACTGATAAACCTAg GTTCTTCAACATGTCGGCGAGTGACGACCCCTTCTACTACTCCTGGAACCCATGCTCGGACTTCTCTCTTCCCAACACCAGCTTCGTGTGTTCAAGCGTcgcg ATTTGTCAGGGATACTTCACAAGCGCGACAGGTCCTGTTTACTTCAATCTGGGGTCACAGACTGAGGTCCAGTTTGAGTACGATGTCACGGACACGCTCAGCATGCAGTATGTTCACCAATACTTGAATGTAACAAG ACTGGCGGTCATCCGACTGGTGTGTGAAGAGACCATGGAGGGAGAACTGATTATACAAGGGCAACCTAAGTCAACGCTGCCGCTCTAC AACTTCGAACTGCGGAGCAAGTACGCATGCGTGGTTCCCTTCCCAACAACATCGCCACCGGTTACTGTTTCCAAGGAGACGCGTGGTCCTCCCACAACAACGCCCTCTCCCCAAATACGGGATCTCAACGCCATCGTCGTGCTTCTGACGGGCTTATT tgtgggtgtttgtgtggTGGCGTTCCTTCAGCTGAGTCTCATCGCTGTCCTCCTGTGCAAGCTGCCCAACACAGCAAGCTTCCAGCAGAACGCACCTGCCAGCACCAATTACAAGACGAAGTATTGA
- the LOC137255546 gene encoding kappa-type opioid receptor-like produces MDNTSTSSFSVSDFLSPQEKDMECNMSTGCDVHDANQTDHLFDRILQITEITFTSFDILNLLGNTVLMLLIYKASTKMEASGRLLMNQAVADAGVGLSWLILYGVMYTNPHRDILQTTLLVQRVVMSILYCESGLSLTMTLFALHIAICNPVFYKIYLEHKHINMFIVVSWLVAIGTWNLAFAADNFFILERDSIMVKLNVTEQNIWFAALTMIMNVILPLVTVIIAYTRICLFMRKEENTSITSASTTMRYVRQAKGILLVCITYVVTYVPLYIWSDLSVYIESENDIRYFVVGTSLSFLTYVYLVFKLPLFLLAFKSYRQVASRMFCRHLASRSMSAGNEGTLSQRKYNLPTKVNDRPDDGCFQQAAEDARSTPIEVDETIEIKGNIGRVDLAFTSTCSVNRDGMESTKRTDNDVTSCTN; encoded by the coding sequence ATGGACAACACATCAACCTCGAGCTTCAGTGTCTCTGACTTTTTATCTCCTCAAGAAAAAGACATGGAATGCAACATGTCGACTGGATGCGACGTCCATGACGCTAACCAAACTGACCATCTGTTTGACAGAATTCTGCAGATAACAGAAATCACTTTCACCAGCTTTGATATTCTGAACCTACTCGGTAACACTGTCTTGATGTTGCTGATCTACAAGGCATCGACAAAGATGGAAGCTTCAGGTCGCCTACTCATGAACCAGGCCGTGGCTGACGCAGGAGTTGGACTGTCCTGGCTTATATTGTATGGGGTCATGTACACCAATCCACACAGAGATATCCTGCAGACGACCCTCCTTGTTCAGAGGGTTGTCATGAGTATCCTGTATTGTGAGTCTGGACTGTCACTGACCATGACACTCTTCGCCCTTCACATAGCCATCTGCAATCCTGTCTTCTACAAGATCTACCTGGAACACAAACATATCAATATGTTCATTGTAGTTTCCTGGCTCGTGGCCATTGGCACCTGGAATCTGGCATTTGCAGCGGACAACTTCTTCATCCTGGAGCGTGATTCTATCATGGTTAAACTGAATGTTACTGAACAAAATATCTGGTTTGCAGCCCTTACTATGATCATGAATGTCATTCTGCCTCTTGTCACGGTCATTATCGCCTACACACGTATATGTCTGTTTATGCGCAAGGAAGAGAACACTTCTATCACATCAGCCTCCACTACCATGCGCTATGTCCGTCAAGCAAAAGGCATTCTTCTCGTTTGTATCACCTATGTGGTAACATATGTACCTTTGTACATTTGGTCAGACTTAAGCGTGTATATCGAAAGTGAGAATGACATTCGCTACTTCGTTGTTGGAACAAGTTTGTCATTCCTGACCTATGTGTACCTTGTCTTCAAACTGCCCCTGTTTCTGTTGGCCTTCAAATCCTATCGTCAAGTGGCCTCCCGAATGTTTTGTCGACATCTTGCATCGAGATCTATGTCCGCTGGCAACGAAGGCACATTGTCTCAACGTAAATACAATCTTCCAACAAAAGTCAATGACAGGCCTGATGACGGTTGTTTCCAACAAGCTGCAGAGGATGCCAGATCTACCCCGATAGAGGTGGATGAGACAATCGAGATAAAGGGGAATATTGGAAGAGTTGACCTTGCCTTTACCAGCACCTGCTCTGTGAACCGTGACGGCATGGAGTCAACAAAACGTACAGACAACGACGTCACCTCCTGCACAAACTGA